One genomic region from Diabrotica undecimpunctata isolate CICGRU chromosome 9, icDiaUnde3, whole genome shotgun sequence encodes:
- the LOC140451099 gene encoding uncharacterized protein, which translates to MRVCSLHFKATDFLQKERVKPRTLKCQSVPNQKLPLEVHNAEPGPSSRDIRIAAKQRMTTTVAPSLIACEDCEDKDDQEVAEIGLRNTVQNSTLSSKDAAVQVNTPKVLTFYEIVDNDIKLKNFTGVHNFSMFNCIVNMIENYIKDKRVHRLNIRQRIMLVLTKFKLNLIYATLGSLFGISADLTKTYIFELIPILSHNLRPLVFFPTKEEILINMPVCFADFQNVRLILDCTEIYVQTPKCLCCRIRFYSQYKSHLTIKFRTGVSPGGLITYVSKAYGGRTSEKVIFEESNVITLLDSGRDVVMLDKGFLIDDSCRLYNIQLIRPPFLKTKSQLTTEEAILNAKIASARVHIERVNERLKIFKVLSGKLSFAYVALVNDIFTII; encoded by the exons ATGAGAGTCTGTTCTTTGCACTTTAAAGCAACCGATTTTCTTCAAAAAG AAAGAGTAAAACCCAGGACTTTAAAGTGTCAATCAGTACCTAATCAGAAGCTTCCATTGGAGGTACACAATGCAGAGCCAGGACCATCCTCTAGAGATATAAGGATAGCTGCTAAACAAAGAATGACCACAACTGTTGCTCCAAGTTTAATTGCTTGTGAAGATTGTGAGGATAAAGATGATCAAGAGGTAGCAGAAATTGGTTTAAGAAATACTGTCCAGAATAGCACTCTTTCATCAAAAGATGCAGCTGTGCAAGTGAACACTCCAAAAGTGCTTACATTCTATGAAATCGTAGATAatgacattaaattaaaaaactttactGGTGTACATAACTTCTCTATGTTTAATTGTATAGTAAATATGATTGAAAATTATATTAAGGACAAACGAGTTCATAGGTTAAACATTCGACAGCGGATAATGTTAGTTCTTACAaagtttaagttaaatttgatttatgccactTTGGGTTCTTTGTTTGGTATTTCAGCTGACTTAAcaaaaacttatatttttgaattaatacCTATCTTGAGCCACAATTTACGGCCTTTGGTGTTTTTTCCCACCAAAGAAGAAATTCTTATTAACATGCCAGTTTGTTTTGCTGATTTTCAAAATGTTAGGCTAATTTTAGACTGTACTGAAATTTATGTACAGACTCCAAAGTGTCTGTGTTGCCGAATACGATTTTATTCTCAATATAAATCCCATTTAACAATTAAGTTTAGGACTGGTGTTTCACCTGGTGGGTTAATAACATACGTTAGTAAAGCATATGGAGGAAGAACATCAGAGAAAGTGATATTTGAAGAGAGCAATGTGATAACTTTATTAGATTCTGGCCGAGATGTAGTTATGCTAGATAAAGGTTTTCTTATCGATGATAGTTGTAGGTTATATAATATACAATTAATTAGACCTccctttttaaaaacaaaatcccAATTAACTACTGAGGAAGCTATCTTAAATGCCAAAATTGCATCAGCTAGAGTTCACATTGAACGAGTTAACGaaagattaaaaatttttaaagttcTTAGTGGAAAGTTAAGTTTTGCCTATGTTGCATTAGTTAATGATATATTTACGATCATATGA